A DNA window from Gillisia sp. Hel1_33_143 contains the following coding sequences:
- a CDS encoding DUF3050 domain-containing protein, with protein sequence MIQDINTALKPHTAQLLNHPLYNKITRPEHLRCFMEHHVFAVWDFMSLLKSLQEKLTKTSTPWVPVGNPEIRYLINEIVLAEETDVNIDGNHQSHFEMYLEAMERSGASRKKIEDLLFQVTHGTDIFLIIAVSDLPLSIKQFLKFTFETIAEGKPHKIAAAFTFGREGLIPDMFTSIIKSVQQNFPEEDLKLFKYYFDRHIELDADEHGPMAFKMIEELCNNDPEKWQEVMDISKKSLEHRIELWDGIESEISETIATH encoded by the coding sequence ATGATTCAGGATATAAATACGGCTTTAAAGCCACATACAGCACAATTATTAAATCATCCATTATATAATAAGATCACCAGACCGGAGCATTTACGATGTTTCATGGAACACCATGTGTTTGCAGTCTGGGATTTCATGTCTCTTTTAAAATCGTTGCAGGAAAAACTAACTAAAACATCTACTCCCTGGGTACCGGTTGGTAATCCTGAAATAAGATACCTCATAAACGAAATAGTTCTTGCAGAAGAGACTGATGTGAATATAGATGGCAATCATCAAAGTCATTTTGAGATGTATTTGGAAGCGATGGAAAGAAGTGGCGCCAGCAGAAAAAAGATTGAAGATCTTTTATTTCAGGTAACTCATGGTACAGATATTTTCCTGATTATCGCGGTAAGCGATCTTCCTCTTAGTATTAAACAATTTTTGAAATTTACTTTTGAAACTATTGCGGAAGGAAAACCACATAAAATTGCTGCAGCTTTCACCTTTGGAAGAGAAGGACTAATTCCAGATATGTTCACTTCCATTATTAAAAGTGTACAACAGAATTTTCCGGAAGAAGATCTTAAGCTCTTTAAGTATTATTTTGATAGACATATAGAACTAGACGCCGATGAACATGGGCCAATGGCTTTTAAAATGATAGAGGAACTTTGCAATAACGATCCTGAAAAATGGCAAGAAGTGATGGATATTTCTAAAAAAAGTCTGGAACACAGAATCGAACTTTGGGACGGAATAGAAAGTGAAATTTCAGAAACTATAGCAACTCATTAG
- the rimM gene encoding ribosome maturation factor RimM (Essential for efficient processing of 16S rRNA) yields MLKEECFYLGKIVSKFSFKGEVLIKLDTDEPEAYTEMESVFVDYNDNLVPFFIERSSLHKSDLLRAKFEDVNTEEDAEDLMKCDLYLPLTLLPELDGDKFYFHEIIGFTVEDIEYGTVGKIVSINDSTAQSLFEIEKDGKEVLIPMNEEFIEKLDKKNKIIFLKTPEGLIDLYLD; encoded by the coding sequence ATGCTTAAAGAAGAATGTTTCTATTTAGGAAAGATCGTTAGTAAATTTAGTTTCAAAGGGGAGGTATTAATTAAACTTGATACCGATGAACCCGAAGCTTACACAGAAATGGAATCAGTATTCGTTGATTACAACGATAATCTGGTTCCATTTTTTATTGAAAGAAGCTCTCTCCACAAAAGCGATTTGCTTCGCGCTAAATTTGAAGATGTAAATACCGAAGAAGATGCTGAAGATCTAATGAAATGTGATCTCTACCTTCCTCTCACCCTTCTTCCAGAACTAGACGGCGATAAATTCTACTTTCATGAAATTATTGGATTTACCGTTGAGGATATAGAATATGGTACCGTTGGAAAAATTGTTTCTATAAACGATAGCACTGCCCAATCTTTATTTGAGATCGAAAAAGACGGTAAAGAAGTTCTTATCCCTATGAACGAGGAATTCATAGAAAAGTTAGATAAAAAGAATAAGATCATATTCTTAAAAACTCCTGAAGGTCTAATAGATCTTTACTTAGATTAA
- a CDS encoding acyl-CoA dehydrogenase family protein, which translates to MKADLFQAPDYYNIDDLLTDEHKMVRDAAREWVKRDVSPIIEQAAQEAKFPKSIIKGLANIGAFGPYIPEEYGGAGLDQISYGLIMQEIERGDSGVRSTASVQSSLVMYPIYAYGSEEQKKKFLPKLASGEFMGSFGLTEPDHGSNPGGLVTNFKDKGDHYLLNGAKLWISNSPFADIAVVWAKNEDGRIHGLIVERGMEGFSTPETHNKWSLRASATGELIFDNVKVPKENLLPNKSGLGAPLGCLDSARYGISWGAIGAAMDCYDTALRYSKERMQFGKPIAGFQLQQKKLAEMITEITKAQLLAWRLGVLKNEGKATSAQISMAKRNNVAMALNVAREARQVLGAMGITGEYSIMRHMMNLESVITYEGTHDIHLLITGMDITGISAFN; encoded by the coding sequence ATGAAAGCCGACTTATTTCAAGCTCCTGATTACTACAATATTGACGATCTACTTACAGACGAACATAAAATGGTTCGTGATGCTGCTCGTGAATGGGTAAAAAGAGATGTTTCTCCTATTATTGAACAAGCTGCTCAAGAAGCAAAATTTCCAAAATCTATTATAAAAGGTCTTGCCAATATTGGCGCATTTGGACCTTACATCCCAGAAGAATACGGCGGAGCTGGTTTAGACCAGATCTCTTACGGACTTATAATGCAAGAAATTGAACGTGGAGATAGTGGCGTGAGATCTACGGCTTCTGTACAATCTTCTTTGGTGATGTATCCAATCTATGCCTATGGAAGTGAAGAGCAAAAGAAGAAATTTCTTCCTAAGCTGGCATCTGGAGAATTTATGGGAAGTTTTGGTCTTACGGAACCAGATCATGGATCTAATCCAGGAGGACTAGTTACTAATTTTAAAGACAAAGGAGACCACTATTTATTAAATGGTGCAAAATTATGGATCTCAAATTCGCCTTTTGCAGACATCGCTGTGGTATGGGCTAAGAATGAAGATGGTAGAATTCACGGATTAATTGTAGAACGCGGAATGGAAGGTTTTTCTACACCAGAAACCCACAATAAATGGTCGCTTCGAGCAAGTGCAACCGGAGAACTTATTTTTGATAACGTAAAAGTTCCAAAAGAAAACCTTTTGCCAAATAAAAGTGGATTGGGAGCTCCGCTAGGATGTTTAGATTCCGCTAGATATGGAATCTCTTGGGGAGCAATTGGAGCTGCAATGGATTGTTATGATACAGCGCTGAGATATTCTAAAGAAAGAATGCAGTTTGGAAAACCAATTGCCGGATTTCAATTACAACAGAAGAAATTGGCTGAAATGATCACAGAGATCACAAAAGCTCAACTCTTAGCATGGAGATTAGGTGTTCTTAAAAATGAAGGTAAAGCTACCTCAGCTCAGATCTCTATGGCTAAAAGGAATAATGTAGCTATGGCATTAAATGTTGCAAGAGAAGCCAGACAGGTACTTGGAGCAATGGGTATTACTGGAGAATACAGCATAATGAGACATATGATGAATTTAGAAAGTGTAATAACCTATGAAGGTACACATGATATTCATTTACTTATTACAGGAATGGATATTACCGGGATATCTGCTTTCAATTAA
- a CDS encoding tRNA1(Val) (adenine(37)-N6)-methyltransferase, whose amino-acid sequence MKIGTDGVLLGAWTPVDKNVFSILDIGTGTGLISLMLAQRSYADLIDALEIDENAYEQAVENFENSPWGDRLYCYHAGFDEFVEEMQDEKYDLIVSNPPFYNSNLSDKKTSSREIARFQDALPFEELISGASKLLSEEGKLSLIVPADEESKILEFAKVCNLYPSKITRVKGTPTSEIKRSLILLSFQQKETIQDILILEESRHHYTKEYHKMVEPFYLKL is encoded by the coding sequence ATGAAAATTGGTACAGATGGTGTTCTTTTAGGTGCTTGGACTCCTGTAGATAAAAATGTATTTTCTATACTTGATATTGGAACAGGAACTGGATTAATTTCATTGATGCTTGCGCAAAGAAGTTATGCAGATTTAATAGATGCTCTTGAAATAGATGAAAATGCTTATGAACAGGCGGTAGAAAATTTTGAAAATAGCCCCTGGGGAGATAGATTATATTGTTATCATGCAGGCTTTGATGAATTTGTAGAGGAGATGCAGGATGAAAAATATGACCTAATTGTAAGTAACCCCCCTTTTTATAATTCTAATCTTTCTGATAAAAAGACCTCTTCTAGAGAAATTGCAAGATTTCAAGATGCTTTGCCTTTTGAAGAATTAATTTCTGGAGCGTCAAAGTTACTTTCTGAAGAAGGAAAATTAAGCCTGATAGTGCCTGCAGATGAAGAAAGCAAGATCTTAGAGTTTGCTAAAGTTTGCAATTTATACCCCTCAAAGATCACCCGAGTGAAAGGCACTCCTACTTCTGAAATTAAAAGAAGTTTGATCTTATTGAGCTTTCAGCAGAAAGAAACTATACAAGATATATTGATTTTAGAGGAAAGCAGACATCATTATACTAAAGAATATCATAAAATGGTAGAACCTTTCTACTTAAAATTATAA
- the trxA gene encoding thioredoxin, which translates to MALEITDANFEEMVLKSEQPVMVDFWAAWCGPCRMVGPIIDDISKDYDGKAVVGKLDVDANQEFAAKYGVRNIPTVLIFQNGEVVGRQVGVAPKNTYAEALDALL; encoded by the coding sequence ATGGCTTTAGAAATAACAGATGCTAATTTTGAAGAAATGGTGCTTAAAAGCGAGCAACCAGTAATGGTCGATTTTTGGGCTGCATGGTGTGGACCTTGTAGAATGGTAGGACCAATTATTGATGATATAAGTAAAGATTACGACGGAAAAGCAGTTGTAGGGAAATTGGATGTAGATGCCAACCAGGAATTTGCTGCAAAATACGGAGTAAGAAATATACCAACGGTATTGATCTTTCAAAATGGGGAAGTAGTAGGGCGTCAAGTAGGTGTTGCTCCTAAGAACACTTACGCAGAAGCATTAGACGCTTTATTGTAG
- a CDS encoding ferritin-like domain-containing protein, with translation MKYSEDVANKLNSLLEKNYDSEKGYQMAAENVKNPQLKEFFNQRAKERYDFGHELKSEIKSFGQEPDKGTSLKGDIHRGWMDIKTSLSSDNEEAVLEEAIRGEKAAVEEYNEVLKSEEIPSSTGNVLMKQRNSITDALNKVKSLEQWKD, from the coding sequence ATGAAGTATTCTGAAGATGTTGCTAATAAATTAAATAGTCTGCTAGAAAAAAATTATGATTCTGAAAAAGGATATCAAATGGCAGCAGAGAACGTAAAAAATCCTCAGTTAAAAGAATTTTTTAACCAACGTGCTAAAGAAAGATATGATTTTGGACATGAATTAAAATCTGAGATCAAAAGTTTTGGACAAGAGCCGGACAAAGGAACTAGTTTGAAAGGAGATATTCACAGAGGATGGATGGATATTAAAACATCATTATCATCAGATAACGAAGAAGCAGTTTTAGAAGAAGCTATTAGAGGAGAGAAAGCTGCGGTAGAAGAATATAATGAAGTGTTGAAAAGTGAAGAAATTCCATCATCAACAGGGAATGTTTTAATGAAACAACGTAATTCTATTACAGATGCATTAAATAAAGTAAAGTCTTTAGAGCAGTGGAAAGATTAA
- a CDS encoding 30S ribosomal protein S16 gives MPVKIRLQRHGKKGKPFYWIIAADARAKRDGKYLEKLGIYNPNTNPATIELDVNEAVKWLQNGAQPTDTARAILSYKGALLKNHLAGGVRKGAITEEQADEKFQAWLDEKEGKVSNKKESLSKEQEAAKQKALEAEKEVNAKREAAAKEAADAATAEEAAANDAEATTEDASTEENKEA, from the coding sequence ATGCCTGTAAAAATAAGATTACAAAGACACGGTAAAAAAGGAAAACCTTTTTACTGGATTATCGCTGCTGATGCTAGAGCGAAAAGAGATGGTAAATACCTTGAAAAATTAGGGATCTACAATCCAAATACCAACCCTGCGACTATCGAATTAGATGTTAATGAAGCGGTAAAATGGTTACAGAACGGTGCACAACCAACAGATACTGCCCGTGCTATCCTTTCTTATAAAGGAGCTCTTCTTAAGAACCACCTTGCTGGTGGAGTTAGAAAAGGAGCAATTACTGAAGAGCAAGCAGATGAAAAATTCCAAGCTTGGTTAGATGAAAAAGAAGGAAAAGTTTCTAATAAAAAAGAATCTTTATCTAAAGAGCAAGAAGCTGCAAAGCAAAAAGCTCTAGAAGCTGAAAAAGAAGTAAATGCTAAGCGCGAAGCTGCTGCTAAAGAAGCTGCAGATGCCGCAACTGCTGAAGAAGCTGCTGCTAATGATGCTGAAGCAACTACAGAAGATGCTTCTACTGAAGAAAACAAAGAAGCTTAA
- the dnaE gene encoding DNA polymerase III subunit alpha, translated as MYLIFDTETTGLPKRWDAPLTDFDNWPRCIQIAWQLHDEMGNLIESQDYLVKPEGFNIPFDAEKIHGISTELAQEEGISLQEVLEKFNIALQKTKFVVGQNVGFDLNIMGAEFLREGMENSLQDFPVLDTCTEKTAELCKLPGGRYGRFKLPTLTELHEELFSEPFAEAHNATADVEATTRCFLELIRKEIYTKEELDVPVDYFQNFSESNPQPIQLIGLKHINLKKASAKIRERLQKVNGVDEISTEEIQENLEKLDEVRFSHLHNHSQFSILQSTISIPNLVKAAGEENMPAVAMTDHGNMMGAFHFVKEVGNYNKAVRAENEAALANNEPADAKELKAVLGCEFFVCEDHKDKTRKDNGYQIVILAKNKKGYHNLAKMASAAYIDGFYYVPRIDKEVIKRYKEDLIVLTGNLNGEVPGKILNVGENQAEEALIWWKETFGEDLYIELMRHDLEEENRVNQVLLQFSKKHNVKIVATNNTYYRAQADANAHDILLCVKDGEKQATPIGRGRGYRYGLPNNEFYFKSDLEMKSLFKDLPQAISNIQEVVDKIEPFELARDVLLPAFDIPERFIVAEDAVDDGKRGENAYLKHLTYEGAKGRYGEITEDIKTRLDFELSVIEKTGYPGYFLIVEDFIRAARQMDVSVGPGRGSAAGSAVAYCLAITNIDPIKYDLLFERFLNPDRVSMPDIDIDFDDEGRSRVMDYVIKKYGANQVAQIITYGTMAAKSSIRDTARVLDLPLNEADRISKLIPNMSKLGKIFGVDEKELKKKFRSEDLDKVRELLNIADGDDLEAQTLNQARILEGSVRNTGIHACGVIITPSDITNFVPVSVAKDSDLYVTQFDNSVVESAGLLKMDFLGLKTLTLIKDTVKIVKGRHNIDLDPDNFPLDDEKTYELFQRGETVGIFQYESPGMQKHMQALKPTVFDDLIAMNALYRPGPMEYIPSFIARKHGDEEIAYDLEDMEGYLKETYGITVYQEQVMLLSQKLAGFTKGEADMLRKAMGKKLVDLLATLKPKFLDGGEAKGHPREILEKIWKDWEAFASYAFNKSHSTCYAWIAYQTAYLKAHYPAEYMAAVLSNNMNDIKQVTFFMEECKRMKLKVLGPDVNESYYKFSVNKEYAVRFGMGAIKGVGSGAVATIVENRKTESGPYKSIFDMAKRIDLRSANKKAFESLALAGGFDGFGNHRAQYFHDEGDGITFLEKVIKYAAKFQESENSSQVSLFGEASDVQIPEPVVPPCEEWGTMGKLKREKDVVGIYISGHPLDDFKAEIHYFCNAQVSDFKDLSTYVNRELAFGGVVSDVQHRTSKMGKGWAAFTIEDYLDSYEFRIFGEEYLRFQHFLVPNGFVYVKAFVKEGWTNKDTGAKSEPRLQFNNFQLLHDVMDIYARKLTIQLDINHIKEEQIENLKEIIRAHRGDHSLNFIVYEMKEMVKVDMTSRKQKVKISQELLDALEGEQVMYKLN; from the coding sequence ATGTACCTTATTTTTGATACCGAAACCACCGGATTACCTAAACGCTGGGATGCTCCATTAACCGATTTTGACAATTGGCCTCGATGTATTCAAATTGCATGGCAGCTGCATGACGAAATGGGAAATCTTATAGAAAGTCAGGATTATCTTGTAAAACCTGAAGGTTTTAATATTCCCTTTGATGCGGAAAAAATTCATGGAATTTCTACAGAATTAGCGCAGGAGGAAGGGATTTCTTTACAAGAGGTATTAGAAAAATTCAACATTGCACTGCAAAAAACCAAATTTGTAGTTGGACAGAATGTAGGTTTCGACCTTAATATTATGGGAGCCGAATTTCTACGAGAGGGAATGGAAAATTCTCTTCAAGATTTTCCGGTGTTGGATACGTGTACAGAAAAAACTGCAGAGCTATGTAAGTTACCGGGAGGTAGATATGGTAGATTTAAATTACCTACCCTTACAGAACTACACGAAGAGTTATTTTCTGAACCTTTTGCAGAAGCTCACAACGCAACGGCAGATGTAGAAGCAACTACGCGTTGTTTTTTGGAATTGATCAGAAAAGAAATTTATACCAAAGAAGAGCTGGATGTACCTGTAGATTATTTTCAGAATTTTTCTGAAAGCAATCCTCAGCCTATACAGCTTATCGGTTTAAAACACATCAACCTTAAAAAGGCTTCTGCTAAAATTAGAGAACGACTCCAAAAGGTAAATGGGGTTGATGAAATTTCTACAGAAGAGATACAGGAAAATTTAGAAAAGCTAGATGAAGTACGATTTTCTCACCTCCATAACCATTCTCAGTTCTCGATCTTACAATCTACGATAAGCATTCCTAATCTTGTAAAAGCTGCAGGAGAAGAAAATATGCCTGCTGTTGCAATGACAGATCATGGGAATATGATGGGTGCTTTCCACTTCGTAAAAGAAGTAGGGAATTACAATAAAGCTGTAAGAGCAGAAAATGAAGCTGCATTAGCAAATAATGAACCTGCAGACGCAAAGGAGTTAAAAGCAGTTCTTGGCTGTGAATTCTTTGTTTGTGAAGATCATAAAGATAAAACCAGAAAAGACAACGGGTATCAAATTGTAATTCTTGCCAAAAATAAGAAAGGTTATCACAACCTTGCAAAAATGGCGTCTGCTGCTTATATAGATGGGTTTTACTATGTGCCTAGAATAGATAAAGAAGTAATAAAAAGATATAAAGAAGATCTCATTGTACTTACTGGAAATCTTAATGGAGAAGTTCCAGGAAAGATTTTAAATGTTGGAGAAAATCAGGCAGAAGAAGCTTTGATATGGTGGAAGGAAACTTTTGGTGAAGACCTTTATATAGAATTGATGCGTCATGATCTAGAAGAAGAGAATCGTGTAAATCAAGTCTTGCTTCAATTTTCCAAGAAGCATAATGTTAAAATAGTAGCTACCAATAATACTTATTATAGAGCACAGGCAGATGCTAATGCTCATGATATTTTGTTGTGTGTAAAAGACGGAGAAAAGCAAGCTACTCCTATAGGTAGAGGTAGAGGCTATAGGTATGGTCTTCCTAATAATGAGTTCTATTTCAAATCTGATCTGGAAATGAAATCATTATTTAAAGATCTACCACAAGCGATCTCTAACATTCAAGAGGTGGTAGACAAAATTGAGCCTTTTGAGTTAGCGAGAGATGTACTTTTACCTGCCTTTGATATTCCAGAGCGATTTATTGTTGCGGAAGATGCAGTAGATGATGGAAAAAGAGGGGAAAATGCCTATTTAAAACACCTCACTTATGAAGGTGCAAAAGGGAGATATGGTGAAATTACTGAAGATATTAAGACCAGATTGGATTTTGAATTGTCTGTAATTGAAAAAACCGGATATCCTGGATACTTCTTGATTGTTGAAGATTTTATTAGAGCGGCTCGACAAATGGATGTTTCTGTTGGTCCCGGTAGGGGTTCTGCAGCGGGTAGTGCTGTTGCTTACTGTTTAGCAATTACCAATATAGATCCAATTAAATACGATCTGCTTTTTGAGAGATTCTTAAATCCGGATCGTGTAAGTATGCCCGATATAGATATTGACTTTGATGATGAAGGTCGTAGTCGGGTAATGGATTATGTGATTAAGAAATATGGTGCAAATCAGGTGGCACAGATTATTACGTATGGTACCATGGCAGCTAAATCTTCTATTAGAGATACTGCTCGGGTATTAGATCTTCCATTGAACGAGGCAGATCGAATTTCTAAGCTTATCCCAAACATGTCTAAGCTTGGAAAGATCTTTGGAGTAGATGAAAAAGAATTAAAAAAGAAATTTAGAAGTGAAGATCTGGATAAAGTACGAGAGCTTTTAAATATAGCCGATGGTGATGATCTTGAGGCACAAACCTTAAATCAGGCCAGAATTTTAGAAGGTTCTGTAAGAAATACGGGAATACACGCATGTGGAGTTATTATTACTCCTAGTGATATTACCAATTTCGTTCCTGTATCTGTAGCTAAAGATTCAGATCTTTATGTTACGCAATTTGATAACTCTGTAGTAGAAAGTGCAGGGCTATTAAAAATGGACTTCTTGGGGTTGAAAACATTAACCCTTATCAAAGACACTGTCAAAATTGTAAAAGGAAGACATAATATAGATCTAGATCCCGATAACTTTCCGCTAGATGATGAGAAAACCTATGAGCTTTTCCAACGTGGAGAAACGGTAGGGATCTTTCAATATGAATCTCCTGGAATGCAAAAGCACATGCAGGCATTAAAACCAACGGTTTTTGATGACCTTATTGCCATGAATGCGTTGTACAGACCGGGGCCAATGGAATATATTCCAAGCTTTATTGCTAGAAAACATGGAGATGAAGAGATAGCGTATGATCTTGAAGATATGGAGGGATATCTTAAGGAAACTTATGGTATTACAGTATATCAGGAGCAAGTGATGTTGCTTTCTCAAAAGTTAGCAGGCTTTACAAAAGGTGAGGCAGATATGTTGAGAAAGGCGATGGGTAAGAAATTAGTTGATTTGTTGGCTACTCTTAAGCCTAAGTTCTTAGATGGAGGAGAGGCAAAAGGGCATCCAAGAGAGATTCTAGAGAAGATATGGAAAGATTGGGAAGCTTTTGCATCTTACGCTTTTAACAAATCTCACTCTACATGTTATGCTTGGATAGCATACCAAACAGCTTATTTAAAAGCGCATTATCCTGCAGAATACATGGCAGCAGTACTTTCTAATAATATGAATGATATTAAGCAGGTTACCTTCTTTATGGAAGAATGTAAGCGGATGAAATTGAAAGTTCTTGGGCCAGATGTGAATGAATCTTACTACAAATTCTCGGTAAATAAGGAGTATGCGGTGAGATTTGGGATGGGCGCAATTAAAGGGGTTGGTTCTGGAGCAGTGGCTACCATTGTAGAGAATAGAAAAACAGAGTCCGGACCCTACAAGTCTATTTTTGATATGGCCAAGAGAATAGATCTGCGTTCAGCAAATAAAAAAGCTTTTGAAAGTTTAGCATTGGCTGGGGGATTTGATGGTTTTGGGAATCATCGTGCTCAGTATTTCCATGATGAGGGAGATGGAATTACCTTTTTGGAGAAGGTAATAAAGTATGCTGCAAAATTTCAGGAAAGTGAAAATTCTTCTCAGGTAAGCTTATTTGGTGAGGCCAGTGATGTTCAAATACCAGAGCCAGTGGTTCCGCCATGTGAAGAATGGGGTACCATGGGAAAATTGAAGCGAGAAAAAGATGTGGTCGGAATTTATATTTCCGGACATCCTCTAGACGATTTTAAAGCAGAGATCCATTATTTCTGCAATGCGCAGGTTTCAGACTTTAAAGATCTTTCTACCTATGTAAACAGAGAATTGGCATTTGGAGGAGTGGTTTCAGATGTGCAACATAGAACCTCAAAAATGGGGAAAGGATGGGCAGCTTTTACAATAGAAGACTATTTAGACTCTTATGAATTCAGAATATTTGGAGAAGAATATTTGAGATTTCAGCATTTCTTAGTCCCAAATGGTTTTGTCTATGTAAAGGCTTTTGTGAAGGAAGGTTGGACCAATAAAGATACCGGCGCTAAAAGTGAACCTAGACTTCAGTTTAATAACTTTCAATTGCTGCATGATGTAATGGATATCTATGCTAGAAAACTAACTATTCAGCTAGACATTAATCATATCAAAGAAGAACAAATTGAAAACCTAAAAGAGATTATTAGAGCTCATAGGGGAGATCATAGCCTTAATTTTATAGTGTATGAAATGAAGGAAATGGTGAAGGTTGATATGACTAGTAGAAAGCAAAAAGTAAAGATTTCTCAAGAATTGCTTGACGCTTTGGAAGGAGAGCAAGTAATGTATAAATTGAATTAG